The following coding sequences are from one Triticum aestivum cultivar Chinese Spring chromosome 5A, IWGSC CS RefSeq v2.1, whole genome shotgun sequence window:
- the LOC123104896 gene encoding glycosyltransferase BC10: MTSPVTTHASPFLLALLLLLSIPVVFLLGPRLLPPKTLPAIPDADESDDLALFRRAILSSSSAKPATTSYFFHRRPRPKVAFLFLTNSDIVFSPLWEKYFRGHRKLFNLYVHADPYSVLELPPTPTFRGRFVPAKATQRASPTLISAARRLLATALLDDPSNQFFALLSQSCIPLHPFPTMYKTLLSDNAGPHGHHRSFIEITDNTSILHDRYYARGDAVMLPEVPYDQFRAGSQFFVLTRRHAIMVVRDMRLWKKFKLPCLVERNYSCYPEEHYFPTLLDMQDPAGCTKYSLTRVNWTDQVEGHPHTYHPGEVSANLIRELRKSNAKYSYMFARKFAPECLEPLMEIADSVILRD, translated from the coding sequence ATGACGTCGCCGGTGACGACGCACGCCTCGCCCTTCCTGCTCGCCCTGCTCCTGCTCCTCTCCATCccggtcgtcttcctcctcgggccgcgCCTCCTCCCGCCCAAGACGCTCCCCGCCATCCCGGACGCCGACGAGTCCGACGACCTCGCCCTCTTCCGCCGCGccatcctctcctcttcctccgccaagccggccaccacctCCTACTTCTTCCACCGCCGCCCTCGGCCCAAAGTCGCCTTCCTCTTCCTCACCAACTCCGACATCGTCTTCTCGCCGCTCTGGGAGAAGTACTTCCGTGGCCACCGCAAGCTGTTCAACCTGTATGTCCACGCCGACCCCTACTCCGTCCTAGAGCTGCCGCCCACGCCCACCTTCCGCGGCCGCTTCGTGCCAGCCAAGGCCACGCAGCGAGCCTCCCCCACGCTCATCTctgccgcccgccgcctcctcgccaccgCACTCCTGGACGACCCGTCCAACCAGTTCTTTGCGCTGCTGTCCCAGTCCTGCATCCCGCTGCACCCGTTCCCCACCATGTACAAGACACTCCTCTCCGACAATGCTGGCCCTCACGGCCACCACCGCAGCTTCATAGAGATAACGGACAACACCTCCATCCTTCATGATAGGTACTATGCCCGCGGTGATGCTGTGATGTTGCCAGAGGTGCCGTATGACCAGTTTCGTGCTGGATCGCAGTTCTTTGTGCTCACTAGGAGGCATGCCATCATGGTTGTGAGGGACATGCGGCTCTGGAAGAAGTTTAAGCTGCCTTGTCTGGTCGAGCGCAATTACTCGTGCTATCCAGAGGAGCACTACTTCCCCACATTGCTGGATATGCAGGACCCTGCTGGATGCACCAAGTATAGCCTCACGAGGGTGAACTGGACAGATCAAGTCGAGGGCCACCCACACACGTATCATCCTGGGGAGGTGTCGGCCAACTTGATCAGGGAGCTGAGGAAGTCAAATGCGAAATACTCATACATGTTTGCACGGAAATTTGCCCCGGAGTGCCTCGAGCCGCTGATGGAGATTGCGGACTCAGTCATCCTACGTGACTAG